One region of Centropristis striata isolate RG_2023a ecotype Rhode Island chromosome 3, C.striata_1.0, whole genome shotgun sequence genomic DNA includes:
- the tmem51b gene encoding transmembrane protein 51b, whose protein sequence is MCSSRGICGDNNSRSSSAESTGSGAHYALCALGVGLIALGIVMIVWTVIPMDGEASGGAPAPPGNSTTPQHDDEDEKESSKSSTVAMVLVGVGAAMLLLSIVLGVRSRKRRRQAAANRPAAAAAAAAPFMNHAREEEPTDPNTFSVPSYEEVVGSGDYLVRQSNLRQSTSQLPSYEDLIEAVENEGRENPTEDTPLNDPAAAASAEPSAAAEPSAADPPGLTSNPSLPTRSASRASRILRLPLRVRRIKSDKLHLKDFRLQIRTPTQNPVTIEPITPPPEYDNNVPELG, encoded by the exons ATGTGTTCCAGTCGGGGTATATGCGGCGACAACAACAGCAGATCGTCCAGCGCAGAGAGCACCGGGTCAGGAGCTCATTATGCGCTGTGTGCCCTGGGGGTGGGGCTCATCGCCCTGGGGATCGTGATGATTGTGTGGACTGTGATCCCGATGGACGGAGAGGCTTCAGGTGGCGCCCCCGCCCCACCGGGCAACTCCACCACACCTCAACACGACGACGAGGATGAAAAAGAAAGCTCCAAATCTTCAACAGTGGCTATGGTGCTGGTTGGAGTCGGGGCGGCCATGTTGCTTTTATCTATTGTCCTGGGtgtgaggagcaggaagagacgACGCCAAGCAGCAGCCAACCGgccggcggcggcggcggccgCGGCGGCCCCCTTCATGAACCACGCCAGAGAGGAAGA ACCTACAGACCCAAACACCTTCAGCGTGCCGAGCTACGAGGAGGTCGTCGGCAGCGGCGACTACCTCGTCCGCCAAAGCAACCTTCGCCAGAGTACGTCCCAGCTGCCGTCCTACGAGGACCTCATAGAGGCTGTGGAGAATGAAGGAAGAGAAAACCCCACCGAGGACACCCCACTGAATGATCCCGCAGCGGCGGCTTCAGCTGAGCCCTCTGCCGCCGCCGAGCCCTCTGCCGCCGACCCCCCCGGCCTCACATCCAACCCCAGCCTGCCCACTCGCAGCGCCAGCCGGGCCAGCCGTATACTGCGTTTACCGCTCCGGGTGAGGAGGATCAAGTCAGACAAACTGCACCTGAAGGACTTCCGCCTCCAAATCCGCACCCCGACACAGAACCCAGTGACCATTGAACCCATCACTCCGCCACCGGAGTATGACAATAACGTTCCTGAACTGGGGTAG